In Rhodamnia argentea isolate NSW1041297 chromosome 4, ASM2092103v1, whole genome shotgun sequence, the following proteins share a genomic window:
- the LOC115730436 gene encoding anthocyanidin 3-O-glucosyltransferase 7-like: MPSEKHVAVCAFPFGSHPWVLANLVGKLAAAAADVRFSFLSTAKSNSAVFPPPSRAALIPPNLRVYDIGDGLPAGYREGTGDPRDPADLFLRAASASFQAGVDAAEREAGRKVSLLLTDGLLTVVACEIAEKMHVPWVAFWGSAPHSLSMHVYADQIHQLSRNATGEEKTLDMIPGLSLMRMVDLPEELVMDPDTSTICRMFRELGNVIPRAAAVVMNSFAEMDPEPLTADLKSKFNILLHLGMLTLALSSPPSLPSSDETGCLTWLDSRGPQTVVYISFGSGPLSSPPPDEITSLAEALESTGTPFLWSLNDRLRARCLPGGFEERTSGQGRIVPWAPQREVLGHPACGAFVTHCGYNSVFESMAAGVPMIGRPVAVDQRICGKMVEEVWGVGALVEGGALTRGGMVKALEAVLRSEEGKAMREKVGELRRRLVEVAGPGGRAEADFKALVELISTL, encoded by the coding sequence ATGCCGTCGGAGAAACACGTCGCGGTTTGCGCTTTCCCTTTCGGCAGCCACCCCTGGGTTCTCGCCAACCTGGTCGGCAAGCTTGCCGCAGCGGCCGCTGACGTCCGCTTCTCTTTCCTAAGCACGGCCAAGTCCAACTCCGCCGTCTTTCCCCCTCCGTCGAGGGCCGCCTTAATACCGCCGAACCTCAGAGTCTACGACATCGGCGATGGCTTGCCGGCTGGCTATCGCGAGGGGACCGGCGACCCGCGGGATCCAGCCGATCTGTTCCTCAGAGCAGCGTCTGCGAGTTTCCAAGCCGGAGTCGATGCTGCAGAGCGAGAGGCGGGGAGGAAAGTGAGTCTCTTGCTGACGGACGGTTTGCTAACGGTGGTCGCATGCGAAATAGCTGAGAAGATGCACGTCCCGTGGGTCGCGTTCTGGGGTTCAGCTCCGCACTCTCTGTCCATGCACGTCTATGCCGACCAGATCCACCAGCTGAGCCGAAACGCCACCGGCGAAGAAAAGACCCTGGACATGATCCCGGGACTGTCCCTCATGCGCATGGTCGATTTGCCGGAGGAACTAGTGATGGACCCGGACACGTCGACGATTTGCCGGATGTTCCGCGAGTTGGGGAATGTAATCCCACGCGCGGCCGCCGTCGTCATGAACTCCTTCGCGGAGATGGATCCCGAGCCCCTCACCGCCGACCTTAAGTCCAAGTTCAACATTTTGCTCCACCTGGGCATGTTGACGTTGGCACTGTCCTCGCCGCCGAGCCTCCCTTCCTCGGACGAGACCGGCTGCTTGACCTGGCTAGACTCGCGAGGCCCACAAACCGTGGTGTACATATCCTTCGGGTCCGGGCCCTTGTCCAGCCCGCCGCCGGACGAGATAACATCCCTCGCCGAAGCCCTGGAGTCCACGGGGACGCCGTTCCTTTGGTCCCTAAACGACCGGCTGAGGGCCAGGTGCCTGCCCGGAGGGTTCGAGGAGCGGACGAGCGGGCAGGGGAGGATCGTGCCGTGGGCCCCGCAGAGGGAGGTGCTGGGCCACCCGGCGTGCGGGGCCTTCGTGACGCACTGCGGCTACAACTCGGTGTTCGAGAGCATGGCGGCGGGGGTGCCGATGATAGGCCGGCCAGTGGCGGTGGACCAGAGGATATGCGGGAAGATGGTGGAGGAGGTGTGGGGGGTCGGGGCGCTGGTGGAGGGTGGGGCCCTGACGAGGGGCGGGATGGTCAAAGCGTTGGAGGCGGTGCTGAGGAGCGAGGAAGGGAAGGCGATGAGGGAGAAGGTCGGAGAGCTCAGGCGGAGACTGGTGGAGGTGGCGGGACCAGGAGGGAGAGCTGAAGCTGATTTCAAGGCTCTCGTGGAGCTCATCTCTACCTTGTGA